Sequence from the Alosa sapidissima isolate fAloSap1 chromosome 21, fAloSap1.pri, whole genome shotgun sequence genome:
gatgggtcgcctatttacaccgtttcaacggcacatgaacggttagaccgagaattctcgtcgtgaaattaaaattccactggagctccaagcggttgtgtacacgcagccttacaacactgtctacagctctttgagtcacggtaaaatgtcatttttggtacatagctaatttagatacacctatggtgtgggtggttgcgtttctttaggagtctgccgtcttggtttgtatagaaattgatattaagtgacacatacacgcaagacggtggaaatacgggaccgacggtaatagggggagttccgatagctATTTTAAGGCAGTTTCTCCTTTGGAATGTTGGCAACAATGGCAGTTGATGATTAGCCTTTGATGGCTATATAGATGTTTTGATTTGAGAAATATGATAATACTCTCCTTTTAAGATATTTCCTCTTCAATTGTTGGTTATTATTGTTGTCACCTCTTCTTTAGAGTCTTTTCTGGATGTTTGTTGAAGGTTATTTTTCAAAGTGTCCAACTTTTTTAGTCCATATTTTGAGATGATTTCAGGAGCTCATTTTTGATGCAGCTTTTCCTTGGAATTAGAACTTAGAacctctctcacgcacacacacactctctcactctctctctcacgcacacacacactctctcactctctctctctcttacacatatacacacacacacacacacacacacacacacactctctctctctctctctctctctccctcacgagcacacacacacacacgcacacacactctctcactctctctcttacacacgcacacacacacacactctctctctctctctctctctctctcgctctcactctcactctcactcactctctctctctcacacacgcatacacaaactcacaactcacatatgcatactcttactcacacacataagcacacatgtatgtatacacacaagcactccctctctctctctttccttatcTCACATACACATTAGTTCATTCTTATTCCTTAATCTCTCTGTGGTCTCTTGAAAGTGTGTGACTCACTTGTGTACAGGACACCTCTTTATTCTTAAAGAATATTTCAGTGTAGAATATTAATTTGGATATGTTCACTCCATtacacaaacactaacacacacgcacacatagacacacaccagTTAATTCTTATGCGTTCATAATTATGTATTACTCCCTTATGTATTATGTGTATTATGTATGTGTTCAttctagggttgcaaaattccaggaaatttcaaagttggaaactttccatgggaattaatgggaatatacggaaattaacgggaataaacgggaattaatgggaataaactgggaatttttaatatggcaagttagtctataacaagGAACTTacatgtagtggacaaaaccccatcttgcagcataatattagttaaaacaacctgatttaatgcaatttcagtctaCCCTGCACATGCGtcaatcccatgcacacagcaatcagcataggctactagacataaaggaaacctatggtgtgttcatgtgcatggggaaaataaattcccagtgaaaatgtcatctcatgtgggaataactggtgtgaaactgggagaagtttgcaaacagagttgcccagttaaaggcttgtcgtcacttttgtcctcattcaaatgggtgtacgtcattttgcataaactgtaatgggacaattaatctgtctgattaagcttgacaatttatatataatttacataatctattttatatataatttacataatcaCAATCTTGGggtggtatgttgtgtcattatatttttatttgttttactattttctgggattctaactgaacaaactgattgtcagtcaatgttccaaccaattggattttgttgttgagtggcgtggtgtatcttgggcagttcagtggtttcagtgttgctagcttagcacgctagactagtaaaccataggcagagaatgggattcccgctagcatgttagctatctttgtatgctaagctaagtgaaaattccccagcttaactttccatggaaagtttccggtaagtttccggaaatttaccggaTATTTTCCGCCCCAAGTTCATTCTTAATGGGCATTTTGATGCAGAATGTCTTGACAGTGCCCTTCTTTTTTCCTGTttcccctctcgctctctctctctctctctctctctctctctctctctctcgctctctctcggtGCGTAAGGATGGCTCGCGGCGTGGCCGTGACCGTAAGAAGACGGTGTCGTTCGGCGGGATGCCGGGCTCCCGTAAGATCAGCTCAGTGTCCGGCTGCCTGAGTCGCATGCAGGAGGGCAGCGAGCTGCGCAAGCTCCGGCCCGGCCTGCGCCTCTACAGCCGCTACTACCTCCTGGAGGCTGACCAGCGCACCATCCGCTGGGAGCCGTCCAAGAAGGACCCCGGGAAGGCTCGGCTGCCGCTGGCCGAGGTGCGCGAGGTCCGCACGGGCCGTAACACGGACGTGTTCCGCGCCAGCGGCGTGGCCGAGCTGGTGACGGACGACTGCGCCTTCTCGCTGGTCTACGGCGACGACTACGACACGCTGGACTTAGTGGCCAGCTCGCCCGAGGTGGCCAACATCTGGGTGACGGGTCTGCGCTACCTCATCTCCCAGGGCGCCCAGGGCtccggcacgcacacacaccccgctcacacactcacgcacacacgtgcacgcgcgGCCGTGGCGGAGCCTGGACGCGAGGAGGAGGGCCGCGATGACCTGCAGCTCTCGTGGCTGTCCAAGGAGTTCTCGGAGATGGTCGCGGGGGGGGGGCGGCCGGAGAAAGGACGGCGATTGGCTGAGCGTGAGCGAGGCCACGGACCTGATCGAGAAGCTCAGCCCCGGCGTGAGGAGTAGCCACGTCCAGACGCGGCTGCGCGAGCTGCTCCGCGGCGACGGTCACTCGGCGACCCCCCCGCACACCCCCCCGCACACACCCCCCCCGCACGCGTCCTCCTCACACGTCTCCCTCCAGCACTTCACGCAGGCCTTCCACGACGTGAGCACGCGCCCCGAGATCTACTTCCTCCTCGTCCAGTTCTCGGCCAGCAAGGACTTCCTGGACACGCGGGACGTCATGCGCTTCCTGGAGACGGAGCAGGGCGTGGCGCTGGCGAGCGAGGACTCGGCGCAGGCGGTCATCGACCGCTACGAGCCGTCCCCGCTGGGGCGGCAGCTGGGTCGCCTCTCGCTGAGCGGCTTCACGCGCTTCCTGGACTCGTCCGAGTGCTGTGTCTTCGACCCGCTGCACGTGGCCGTGTGCGAAGACATGAGCCGCCCACTGCCCCACTACTACATCAGCTCCTCGCACAACACGCACGTGACGGAGGCCCAGGTGCCGGCGGTCAGCGGCATCGGCGGCTACGAGCGGGCACTGCGGCTGGGCTGCCGCTGCCTGGAGCTGGACGTGTGGGAGGGTCCGCACGGCCGCCCGGCGGTCAGCAAGGGCCACACGCACTCcgccatacacacgcacgcgccgCCGCTGGCCTTCCGCGAGGTGGTGCAGACAGTGGCGAAGATGGCGTTCCTGACGTCCGAGTATCCGCTCATCCTGTGCCTGGAGAACCACTGCTCCGTTGCGCAGCAAAGGATCATGGTCCGCGATCTGCAGGAGGCCTTCGGCGAGCGGCTGCACAGGGGGTTGCTTGGCAACGAGGACGGGTGCCTTCCGTCGCCGCATGACCTCAGGGGCAAGGtcttgttgctaggcaacaggCCTTTCCCAGAGCCGCAGCACGGCGAGGCAGAGGAGATTACCCAGAAGGCCGCAGGGGCCGGGGGGACATCATCGTTGTCGTCGCGGCGCGTCCCACTCTGTCCGGAGCTTTCGGCGCTGATTGCGCTGTGCCACGCCGACCCGCCCCCCAACAACGAGTTCCCATCATCCCCAGCCCCGTCCTGCGTGGTCACATGCTTCCGGGAGGCCCTGGCCAGCCGGCACGCGGCCGAACGCGGCGCAGAGCTGGTGGAGCTGACCAAGCGGCGTCTCCTGCGCGTGCGGCCGAGCCTCATGCGCGTGGACTCCAGCAACCCCGACCCGCTGGCCTTCTGGAAGGCCGGCCTGCAGATGGTGGCGCTCAACGTCCAGACGGACGGCACCATGCTGAACCTCCACCGCGGCTGGTTCCAGCGCAACGGCGCCTGCGGCTACACCCTGCGTCCGGCCATCATGCGCCAGCAGGTGGCGTACTTCAGTGCCAACGAGCGCGGCGCCCTGCCCGGGGTGCCCCCCCAGACGCTGCACCTGCGGGTCATCAGCGGCCGCTGCCTGCCCAAGCCGCGCGGGGGAGGGGCCAAGGGTGACGTGCTAGACCCGTACGTCACGGTGGCCATCCACGGAATACCCGCGGACTGCGCTGAGCGACGCACAAACACCGTACCGCAGAACGGAGAGAGTCCTGTGTTTGACCAGAGCTTCCAGTTTCAGGTGAggaggaacaaacacacacatacacacacacacacacacacacacacacacacacactgtgccgcAGGGAGAGAGCCCCATGTTTGACAAGAGCTTCCAGTTTCAGGtgaacacatataaacacacacacacacacacacacacacacacacacatacacagatataacTGCATGTATTCTGGCCCAGGTGAACCTGCCTGAGTTGGCTCTGCTGCGCTTCGTGGTGCTGGACGACTTCTCCATCGGCGACGACTTCATCGGCCAGTACACCCTTCCGCTGGACTGCGTCCAGTCCGGCTTCCGGCACGTTCCGCTGCTCTCGGCCGAGGGCGAGGAGCTTCCGCACGCGCGGCTGCTGGTGCACGTGGCCATGACGGAGCGGCGTGGCGGGGGCAAGGCCCACAAGCGCGGCCTGTCCGTCAGGAAGGGCTGGCGGAGCCGCCACTACACGCAACTGCAGGAGCTGGGCCTCAGGGCCCTGGACGACGTCTTCAAGAACGCTGCCCAGCCGCTGAGAGACGCCACCGACCTGCGGGAGAACATGCAGGTAGGGGAACCGAACCGTACCGGCCAAAGGACACTGGAAAACCTAATCAATAACATGAATAATGTTTAGCTCAGTTATGAAATATTAGCAAAACATTCATTTTATCACTAATCCTTATACTATTAATTTGATCATTAATCCTTATACTATTAATTTGATCATTAATCCTTATACTATATTTAATACATGCAGGTAGGAGAACGGGAAACTGCCAAGAGACACTGGAAGACTTATTCAATaacattaaatatatatatatagcattaTTATATAGCATAAACAAAACATGCATTTCATCATAGCTTTTTAAACTCTATATTTAATCCATGCGGTGGGGAAGGGGAACCTGTCAAGAGGTGCAGAAAGACTCCAAGTACACCAACACTGACACATTATTATATAGTATACATAAAAAACATGCACCTCTTCATATATCTTTATATTCAAAACATGCCACACAGGTAGGAGAACCTGTGAGAACACTGATCAGACTGTCAGGAGGCTCAGAAAGACACCAAGTAAACAAACATTGCTACATTAATGTGTGAACAAAACATGCCCTTTGTCCTGGATCTTCATATGAAAGTTAAATGAGGCAAGGCCAGTCATCAAACAGGCCGAGTGGATGGGATTAAAAGCCTGACTTTTCAGGGAACGTACTTCATCAGACGTCTTTATTTATAGGCCATTAAAGGCCATTTATAGGCCACTCACATTCATAACTCATTATCCACTTCTGTCTATTTTAAGCGTGGACATTGTGTTAAGGGGCTCCACAGTCAGAGCCTGACTTATATTACACACTAGCCTCCTGTCTGAAAGCTTTAACAATGCTAATAGCTTGTAGCTTATTTTGTTTGAGTGATGGCTGGCTAAAGCATGAAACATGTAAACTCACCTGTATATGAAAGTATAATTTATGAGTGATTTGTTTTAATCTTACAAACAGGGTcattgcatgtgtatgtgtatgttgtgtgtgtgtgtgtgtgtgtgtgtgtgtgtttatctgacaGGAGTCTTTGGAGGCCTTTAAGgagatgtgtggtgtgtctgtgctggCTAACATCACTCAGTGTGTGCTGACCTTGGGGTCAAGGGTCACAGGGTCAGAGGAAGCGCCCTTGCTTCTGTTTGACCTCAGCCAACCGTACCCCACCATGCACCAACAGGGGGCGCTGCCAGACGCCTTGCGCAAGATCACCACTGTTTACCACAcggtcagtctgtgtgtgtgtctgtttaccacacggtcagtctgtgtgtgtgtgtgtctgtttaccacacggtcagtgtgtgtgtgtgtgtctgtttactaaacggtctgtgtgtgtgtgtgtgtgtgtgtctgtttaccagacggtctgtgtgtgtgtgtgtgttttactcacGGCCtgtctgagtgtttgtgtgtgtgagttgtgtgtgtgtgtgtgtgtgtgtctgtttaccacatcgtcagtgtgtgtgtgtgtgtctgtgtgtttgtttgtgtgtgtgtgtgtgtttaccacacggtctgtgtatgtgtgtgtgtgtgtgtgtgtgtgtgtgtgtttttaccacatggtaagtgtgtgttggtgtgtgtgtgtgtgtgtgtgtgtttttttaccacatggaaagtgtgtgtttgtgtgtgtgtgtgtgtgtgtgtgtgtgtgtgtgtgtgtttaccacatggtaagtgtgtgtgtgtgtttgtgtgtttttaccacatggtaagtgtgtgtttgtgtgtgcatatgtttgcaCTCCCAGGCGcactacacaagcacacatgcaacATCATCTGATtcactgcctctcctctctgtttgtctgtctgcatacagtatgtgtgtacatctctctgtctgtctgtcagtgtatatacagtatgtgtgtacatctctctgtttgtctgtctgcatAATgtacatctctctgtctgtctatttgcatatatgtgtgtacatctctctgtctgtcagtctatctgtctgtttttaTTGGGTCTGTCTCTTTATGTCGTGGCAATGATTGAACATCTTTGTTGTTCTGCTTTGATACTTAATTACTTAGACTTACAGTGTTTAGGTCTTGgtccttgtgtgagtgtgtgtgtgtgtgtcaggtcagtgtaagtgtgtgtgagagagaggtagaataGGGGGAAGAGGTAACAATGTGTAGAAAGCCCTACATTTCATTTCTGTTTATGCTACTAGAGAATGTAAGCCTATTTTAAGCAACatgttcacatacacacacacattgtttatTTTACAGGGTCAAGTGCTTTAGGTTACatggaaactgtgtgtgtgtgtgtgtgtgtgtgtgtgtgcgcctgtattCCTCACTGTGTAATTTCTTTCTGTGTTAAACTGTGAATTCAGCTTTCAGCTTTGAGAGTTCAGCTTTGAATGTGTAACTTGCAGATGATGCAGGCAAGTAAAGCAGTTATGGAAGAATCAGAAGGAGTCCACAGCAAGATCCTCCAGACACACCACagaggtaagagagagagggggagagagaagtgcAGTACAAACATGCGCAGTATGGAGAGTCTACACACCATGTTTGTAGGGGAAATGGCACTGCATATCACCAGCAggattcaattatttatttgccGACTGGCCGGCCATTATTGTATATGCTTTCAATTTACTGTTTGATACAAATATGTGTACAAAATTGTTCACACCATGGTTCTAACTAAAGATTTAAAAGCAGAGTGAAgtgctccagaatctttggttctAACTGTAACTGTGCAATGATGAAAGGTGTGTTCTGTgtagatgtggtgtgtgtgtgtgatgttgataggtgtgttctgtgtggatgtgagtgtgtgatgttgaaaggtgtgttctgtgttgatgtgtgtgtgtgatgcgagTATGTGATGTTGATAGGTGTGTTCTTTGGGTTTGTGTGTATCCTCAGCAATGGAGTTCCATGAGCATCTCCAGACGTTAGCTGGGAAGGAGGGGATTAAAGGCCGGAAGCTCAACAGAGCAGTGGAGAGTTTCTCCTGGAATATCACCATACTGAAGGtagctagacacacacacgcacacacacccacgcacccTGGGGTTCAGCTTTTAATGGGCTGCTTTTACTTGTTGTTGGTTTCCTTTTTGCTGATAATAAAAAaggagaccttgaatttcccctggggatcaataaagtatctatctatctatctatctatctaaaagaaACTTACAagtcaagtctctctctctcacacacacattctctctctctctctgtgtctctctcacacacacacacacacacactctctctctatcacacacacacacacacacacattctcactctctctctctcccagggcCAGGCTGACTTGCTGAAGCATGAGAAGGCTGAGGTTCAGGAGCTTCTGAAGCAGCTCAACTGCGCAGCCCAAACTGCTAACCTGAGCCTCAGCCCAAACACAGTCAAAGAAAGAAGAGCAAATCAGGACTCATCTGACGGAGGGTTGGATGTGTGgtagccaatcagaacacaGTATCAGCACTAGAAGCTAGTGCTAGCATTAGCGCAAGCACAGAGTGACCAGATAGTCCATTTTTCAGTATCTTAGACTGAGGCACATCATGCTGAATCACAGAGACTATACCAAATTCTcctattataatatattatgcATTTTTAAATAAGTCAATGTGTTCTTTGGCAAGTGTAAGGATGTTAATGTCACAAACAGGAAATATGTGTGCACGAAAAACTATGAATGTGGGAGATATGTTTACATAGATGCTCAGTTTTTGCTTTGGTTCtaagtgcgcgcacacacacacacacacaaaagagtatCATATGAGTGAGCCTGATTGACTGGATTTCAGCTTGTATGGgagaatatattttttatagtgTATTTTTAAGTTGTAACGTGACTTAGAAACTGATCTGTATAAAATATCCATCTAAACGATTTTTATACCGTTATATTATTACATTCATGAAGATGCAGTATTTGCAGACTGACATGAAAACTGAAAGATTACGACTTTTAAAATGTCTGTTGCCAACCTCGTCTAAGAAATTATGGTTTGTGGCTCCAAGTCCATATTCTGGATCCATTGTCTTGTGTTGTCCGTATGTCGTTTTTTAAAATATCTACCTAATGTAAATAAATGgttcatttcttacatatgtTTGGTGTGTGCTAACTGCAGCAAAGAGGTGGGGAAGGTGAATTTACATGGGCAAAGTGCAACATCTCAAGTCTAAAGCTTGCTTAATAACTATGCAAAATGTATTTGCAAATTCAATACCATGAGAAAGATCCTAAGCACAAACAGTGGTGGGTTAGCTAGAAGCAGTCTCACATCACCTGATGCCGTTAGTTCATGCACGACAACTCTGCTCATGGACTACACTTTGCACAGCATTTACATTAGGGTCTTATATGAAGGAAAAACTATGAGGACAGctcagtagcctacatgattcAGCCCCTTTAAGCCCAGTGGGGCTGGAGCCTGATGGGTTCTCctccacatactgtatgacatTTGCTAAGTGAGATTCACACTGAAAATCCCCAAAAAATCTCAAAAGTCACAACTTTTTGTGACTTTTCGTTTGCATGTCTGCTAGTGATGTCCACAACCTGTACAGTGTGTAACACTTTTCTTATGATATCCTACTTACATTGTGATCAACTTTTTCAACAACTCCCCTGGCTTGATTTGATGTGACCGTATCAGTAAAGAGTGCCAAATGGTTTACTAGGCCCAAGTgggtggtggtagcgtagtaGTGTCATGGCTAAGGAGCTGTAGCCTgaaaaggttgtgggttcgattcccggcttccaccgtcgtgcccttgagcaaggcactcagGAGAGAATAGCCTTTGTAATAtaactgacatatgtaagtggctttggataaGAGTGTCTGCTAGATGAACAAATGCAAAATGTAAATGCAGTGGTGGCTTAGTAGGAGGGAGAGGAGCTGTGCAGTCACCAGAGGGTCCAACCCAACTCATCCTGACCTTGGCAAAGTGTCCTTAAGCAAAACACCACACCCATCCCAGCCCCTTAGCCACCACACTAGCACCATCCCAAATCTCAACAGGATCTACACACTCAAAGCACCTCCTCACCCCAAGGACAGAGTGCATCCAACACTAGGCACAGATATGAATAATGGGACACATTATGGGATTTTCGTTACATTACTCATTTAACCAACACTTTACCGAAATATGGACTAGGAAGACCAATGCATCTGCAAGCTCATGGTACTGAACAGGTAATGTGATACTACTCTTCACAACGAGCAGACAAGGGaatgaagaaacacacacacacacacacacacacagctggtcaATCTTTAACATACAGATCCAAGGTGTAGTGATAGGGGTAGAggtaggtaagtgtgtgtgtgtgtgtgtgtgtgtgtatagccatCATGACACCAGCTGTAGGTATGAGCCTTTATTGATCTGTATTTGATAAGATTCCAGCACAGggaaggggagtgtgtgtgtgtgtgggggggggaggttaTGTCACTTCCCCAAATTGGCGAAGACATGGTAACCATGGTAACAACAGGAATCGATAGGACAGTAACTCAGGACAAGAAGGTACTGTAAATGACATctacataaaatgtaaaaaagaagtCATattatcaacaacaaaaaaaatacaatgaaaaaaaaatgtgctgagtttttaaataattaaatatttttttctggatGGTAATCaaaaagttaaaataaagggttttattaaaaaaaaagtaacaataacaaaacaaaacaaaaaaaaattatcACAGATCTAAGTATCATCCAGGCACTGAGCCAATCACaatgggtggggtgtgtgtgtgtgtgtgtgtgtgtgtgtgtgtgtgtaggacaatGTTGAAGGAGACAAGGGGCTGATGGCATATCTATAGTATATACTGAATTAGCATCGGAATGAAGACTCCTTCAACCGACAGATAAACATTTAATTACAGTCGTACAATTATTTATAgcgagctagagagagagaaaaggggagggagggaggagtaggaggagagaggagagaggagaggatgttaGACGCGTCTACAGAGCATCTGGAATAAAGCGTACTGCCCATAGACAGAGTGGAGCAGCTTTTTGTTCACTcgcacagcagcagcacctaGTGGCCAGAGAGGGAAACGCGCTGTTCTGCTCTGCTCCATTCTGAGGACAGGACAGGGGACTGGGCTTAtggtacagtatatgatacaGACAGGGGCTAAGGGCCGCATCCCAGACAGCAGCCGGCGGTGGCACAGCTCtgagccagatcagggccagatctggCTGCTGCCTGGGCAGGTTCAGAGGTTAGAGGTCGGCAGGGTTGACGATGGTGAAGTCGGAGTCTTTGCTGTTGGTGCTGCCCTCCTCTGGGCTGGACGACCCTGAAGTGGTTAAGGTCAGGGGGTCGTGGAAGGGGGGCTTGACGGGTGTGGGCTGAGCCTCGGCCGGAGGAAGCTCCCCCTCGCCCTCGCGGTCTGCATCACCGTCGCCCTCGCCGTCCTGGGAAACCAGGATGTAGTCGTCCCAGTTACGACTCTCTGGAGCCTGTGGACACAACagccacagagtgtgtgtgagagagtttcaCATAATTGGGGCCTGCCAATACATGTGGCTATGTGTAAGAccgggtgtgagtgtgtgtatgttgatatgtataaatgtgtgtatgaaaaaAATGTGTACTTACACATATGAGCACGTATAAGTATatgaaaatatgtgtgtgtgacagagatatAGTCAGAGTTTATCTGCCTGTATATATGTGATATTCTGAGTGACTGtttacgtgagtgtgtgtgtgtgtgtgtgtaaatgttacCTACTGTTGGGGTATgattgaaggtgtgtgtgtgtgtgtgtgtgtgtgtgtgtttacgtgagtgtgtgtgtatgtgtgtgtgtaaatgttacCTACTGTTGGGGTATggttgaaggtgtgtgtgtgtgtgtgtgtgtgtgtgtgtgtgtgtgtgtgtgtgtgtgtgtgtgtgtgtgtgtgtgtaaatgttacCTGCTGTTGGGGTATCGTTGGAGGTGTTCCCCTTTCAGCGTTTGTGAGCTGGCGAGTTTCCAGTTCCTGCTCCATTGGCTTC
This genomic interval carries:
- the LOC121695164 gene encoding LOW QUALITY PROTEIN: inactive phospholipase C-like protein 2 (The sequence of the model RefSeq protein was modified relative to this genomic sequence to represent the inferred CDS: deleted 1 base in 1 codon), which encodes MAEHSEEQNKRLSTHMNGFKAMVPNNKETHVDTGVSNGGCEVTKGQRDAEDQSPEVEPARVTELKEDDAGIPRRSSIIKDGSRRGRDRKKTVSFGGMPGSRKISSVSGCLSRMQEGSELRKLRPGLRLYSRYYLLEADQRTIRWEPSKKDPGKARLPLAEVREVRTGRNTDVFRASGVAELVTDDCAFSLVYGDDYDTLDLVASSPEVANIWVTGLRYLISQGAQGSGTHTHPAHTLTHTRARAAVAEPGREEEGRDDLQLSWLSKEFSEMVAGGGRPEKDGDWLSVSEATDLIEKLSPGVRSSHVQTRLRELLRGDGHSATPPHTPPHTPPPHASSSHVSLQHFTQAFHDVSTRPEIYFLLVQFSASKDFLDTRDVMRFLETEQGVALASEDSAQAVIDRYEPSPLGRQLGRLSLSGFTRFLDSSECCVFDPLHVAVCEDMSRPLPHYYISSSHNTHVTEAQVPAVSGIGGYERALRLGCRCLELDVWEGPHGRPAVSKGHTHSAIHTHAPPLAFREVVQTVAKMAFLTSEYPLILCLENHCSVAQQRIMVRDLQEAFGERLHRGLLGNEDGCLPSPHDLRGKVLLLGNRPFPEPQHGEAEEITQKAAGAGGTSSLSSRRVPLCPELSALIALCHADPPPNNEFPSSPAPSCVVTCFREALASRHAAERGAELVELTKRRLLRVRPSLMRVDSSNPDPLAFWKAGLQMVALNVQTDGTMLNLHRGWFQRNGACGYTLRPAIMRQQVAYFSANERGALPGVPPQTLHLRVISGRCLPKPRGGGAKGDVLDPYVTVAIHGIPADCAERRTNTVPQNGESPVFDQSFQFQVNLPELALLRFVVLDDFSIGDDFIGQYTLPLDCVQSGFRHVPLLSAEGEELPHARLLVHVAMTERRGGGKAHKRGLSVRKGWRSRHYTQLQELGLRALDDVFKNAAQPLRDATDLRENMQESLEAFKEMCGVSVLANITQCVLTLGSRVTGSEEAPLLLFDLSQPYPTMHQQGALPDALRKITTVYHTMMQASKAVMEESEGVHSKILQTHHRAMEFHEHLQTLAGKEGIKGRKLNRAVESFSWNITILKGQADLLKHEKAEVQELLKQLNCAAQTANLSLSPNTVKERRANQDSSDGGLDVW